The nucleotide window ACATCCCCCCAAACCAATTAAAAAGGTCGCACCTAACAAAAACAAAAAAGTATTAGGGATCACTCCACGTTCAGACTCCAGGTATGCGTTAACGAATCTATCAACATTGTATGCTACCAGTTTCTCTTTAGTCAATCTTGCAGTATCGAAAATCAGATTATACTTGTCTTTCCCCGTTCCGGTTTGCACCTGGTTAAGATAATCTCTGTACAAGCGCTGGCTGAGTTGATGAAACTCCGCTTTAGGCTTCTCTGACAAACTGGCATTCCGTGCATTTTGCAAGAGGATTTCCAGGTTTTTATCTTTCTGAATCAGTTGGTTGGCGGTATTACTTAAAACCTGTTGCAATATCGTCTCCATCTCAACAGAGTCTATAGGCAGATCACGTTTCACCGCTACTTCCTGCAAATGCTGCTGAAAGGCTGTCGGGAAAAAGGTTTTAACAGGTTTATCTTTATTATCATAAAAATTAGATACCCCGATGGATACCAAACTCAAACCAGAAATGATCATATAAAAAAGCGCCCACTTCTTCTTTTGCTGGCGAAACGTAAAAAAAGAGGCGGCGAGCGTATTCAACAATGGTATAACTCCGATGATAACACCCAGCAGTACACCCAATAGTCGTTTTAGAAACATACTAGAGATTATTTGAAAGATGTGACCGGTCGTCAGTTTTAAC belongs to Chitinophaga sp. HK235 and includes:
- a CDS encoding helix-hairpin-helix domain-containing protein, which codes for MFLKRLLGVLLGVIIGVIPLLNTLAASFFTFRQQKKKWALFYMIISGLSLVSIGVSNFYDNKDKPVKTFFPTAFQQHLQEVAVKRDLPIDSVEMETILQQVLSNTANQLIQKDKNLEILLQNARNASLSEKPKAEFHQLSQRLYRDYLNQVQTGTGKDKYNLIFDTARLTKEKLVAYNVDRFVNAYLESERGVIPNTFLFLLGATFLIGLGGCIGNGVNLFVKPSETAVVTFSTDVDVDTAFITATAPSFSQPSPQPQRTPPPLPQEAPSSVTVKVNIAGEDELMQLRGINRILAKTIIGERNTGGSFTDINDLKKRIELSTEQVDRIRQNLDFEAPKRGGGRVIEY